CATCACCCTGCGCAACCCTGGCCCCAGCGCCATCCAGGGCTGGACCCTGAAGTTCAAGTTCAATGGCACTGCCGCTGCGGGCAGTTCGGTCTGGGGCGCCGGCGGCGCCATCAGCCGGGACAGCAGCGGGCTGTACACCGTCACCCCCAACAGCTGGGGCGGGGCCACCATTCCGGCGGGCGGCAGTGTCACCATCGGCTATGACGGCAGCGGGCAGCTCAGTGGGGTGAACACCTGCACCCTGAACGGCGCCAGTTGCAGTGG
This window of the Deinococcus arcticus genome carries:
- a CDS encoding cellulose binding domain-containing protein; this encodes MHKTAARLTALLALSLALGACGRESPTTLGSAATLQGQATGLTATFDSTGAWDTGFTGRITLRNPGPSAIQGWTLKFKFNGTAAAGSSVWGAGGAISRDSSGLYTVTPNSWGGATIPAGGSVTIGYDGSGQLSGVNTCTLNGASCSG